A window of the Phragmites australis chromosome 20, lpPhrAust1.1, whole genome shotgun sequence genome harbors these coding sequences:
- the LOC133902292 gene encoding uncharacterized protein LOC133902292, giving the protein MGGTPRNSIGHILPGAGFLAVGLWHLFNHIRLFSLRPESYVAPVWFPAPRVRHLELILVIAGSAVEFAMEMFVDHSTFLPFDADGSIPSDRLHNHEHAIICLALLVYAGSALHLDRVRARGRRELGLLLVAAVFAQELLVFHFHSTDHSGVEGQFHWLLQLIVAACLATALLGIGFPRSFTVSLVRSACVTFHGVWIIVIGSMVWVPSRVPKGCSLVQEDGRDTVRCHSKASLHRAKALANLEFGWCLSSMTVFVVVLYLYVCKRYPAEAAYVRVPEAGEEEDHEHLDERKCGAVRCGGDVHGFTSLEIEV; this is encoded by the coding sequence ATGGGCGGCACGCCGCGCAACAGCATCGGCCACATCCTGCCCGGCGCCGGCTTCTTGGCCGTCGGCCTGTGGCACCTGTTCAACCACATCAGGCTCTTCTCGCTGCGCCCAGAGTCGTACGTCGCGCCGGTCTGGTTCCCCGCGCCGCGCGTCCGCCACCTCGAGCTCATCCTCGTCATCGCCGGCAGCGCCGTCGAGTTCGCCATGGAGATGTTCGTCGACCACTCGACCTTCCTGCCGTTCGACGCCGACGGCTCCATCCCGTCGGATCGCCTGCACAACCACGAGCACGCCATCATCTGCCTCGCGCTCCTCGTCTACGCGGGCTCCGCGCTGCACCTCGACCGCGTCCGGGCGCGGGGCCGCCGCGAGCTCGGTCTGCTCCTCGTCGCGGCCGTCTTCGCGCAGGAGCTGCTCGTGTTCCACTTCCACTCCACCGACCACTCCGGCGTCGAGGGGCAGTTCCACTGGCTCCTGCAGCTCATCGTCGCCGCGTGCCTCGCCACGGCCCTCCTCGGCATCGGCTTCCCGCGGAGCTTCACGGTGAGCCTGGTCCGGTCGGCGTGCGTCACGTTCCACGGGGTCTGGATCATTGTCATCGGCTCCATGGTATGGGTCCCGAGCCGGGTGCCCAAGGGCTGCTCGCTCGTGCAGGAGGACGGCCGCGACACCGTGCGCTGCCATAGCAAGGCCAGCCTGCACCGCGCCAAGGCGCTCGCCAACCTGGAGTTCGGGTGGTGCCTTTCTTCCATGACGGTGTTCGTCGTCGTGCTCTACCTGTACGTGTGCAAGAGGTATCCAGCGGAGGCAGCGTACGTGCGGGTGCCGGAAGCCGGAGAAGAGGAGGATCATGAACACCTGGATGAGCGCAAGTGCGGGGCGGTGCGCTGCGGCGGCGACGTGCATGGATTCACGTCGTTGGAGATCGAAGTGTAA
- the LOC133901413 gene encoding uncharacterized protein LOC133901413, which translates to TLFLLSTALLCSASPPRPRTLINAHSIPTQNPSCRRRRRHCLLRTCIRCSEIHTLCDTSARKPPQHVLLFLASRHGGEAIDRRDAPPPPPDAAAEQDEGSSQGLHLPEDIRWERLDKARFFVLGAGLFSAVSAALYPTVVLKTRLQVSPAAAAAALPPSSIGAAAAILRREGPLAFYRGFATSLAGTVPARALYMGSLEATRSAVGLAALNLGAPEPAASAAAGAAAGLAAAVAAQVVWTPVDVISQRLMVQGNPCHTSRYRGGLDAFRKILASEGVRGLYRGFGMSILTYAPSNAVWWATYSLSQKKIWSGIGCYLCEYGVGVQEIDLGDGDSSLQPGCKTVMIVQGVSAAMAGGAAALVTMPLDTIKTRMQVMGGDGEAITVGRTLRRLIKEGGWGACFRGLGPRMHQTGFMSFLLVSVMLIVIHQPNASLESEYVDGHKS; encoded by the exons ACGCTGTTCCTTCTTTCCACTGCTTTGCTctgctctgcttcgcctcctcGCCCCCGGACTCTTATTAACGCACACTCCATCCctacccaaaaccctagctgccgccgccgccgacgccactGCTTGCTGAGGACATGTATCCGCTGCTCGGAGATTCATACGTTGTGTGATACTAGTGCAAGAAAGCCTCCTCAGCACGTGCTGCTCTTTCTGGCGAGCCGGCATGGAGGAGAGGCCATAGATCGCCGGgacgcgcctccgccgccgccggacgcggcggcggagcaggATGAGGGCTCCTCCCAGGGTCTGCATCTCCCTGAGGACATCCGTTGGGAGCGGCTCGACAAGGCGCGCTTCTTCGTCCTGGGCGCCGGGCTCTTCTCCGCCGTCTCGGCCGCGCTCTACCCCACCGTCGTCCTCAAGACGCGCCTCCAGGTCTccccggccgcggcggcggcggcgctcccGCCCTCTTCCATCGGAGCGGCCGCCGCCATCCTGCGGCGGGAAGGGCCCCTCGCCTTCTACCGCGGCTTCGCCACCTCCCTCGCCGGCACTGTCCCGGCACGCGCGCTGTACATGGGCTCGCTCGAGGCCACGCGCTCCGCCGTCGGCCTGGCCGCGCTCAACCTCGGCGCGCCGGAGCCCGCCGCGTCGGCGGCCGCGGGCGCCGCCGCGGGCCTTGCCGCCGCTGTCGCCGCGCAGGTCGTGTGGACGCCCGTCGACGTTATCAGCCAGCGCCTCATGGTGCAAGGCAATCCCTGCCACACCTCCCGCTACCGCGGCGGTCTCGACGCCTTCCGCAAGATCTTAGCATCAGAGGGCGTCCGTGGCTTGTACCGCGGCTTCGGCATGTCCATCCTAACCTACGCTCCCTCCAATGCAGTGTGGTGGGCGACTTACTCTCTGTCACAGAAGAAAATTTGGAGTGGAATTGGCTGCTACTTGTGCGAGTACGGTGTTGGTGTTCAAGAAATTGATCTCGGCGATGGGGATTCTTCGTTGCAGCCAGGTTGTAAGACTGTTATGATAGTGCAGGGAGTGAGTGctgcaatggccggtggtgcCGCAGCACTTGTGACAATGCCACTAGACACCATCAAGACCAGGATGCAGGTCATGGGTGGGGATGGTGAGGCAATTACCGTGGGGAGGACGTTGCGTAGACTGATCAAGGAAGGCGGCTGGGGTGCTTGTTTCAGGGGGCTTGGCCCAAG GATGCACCAGACAGGCTTCATGTCATTCCTTTTAGTCTCTGTGATGCTGATTGTGATTCATCAACCAAATGCCTCGTTGGAATCTGAATACGTTGATGGACATAAATCATAA
- the LOC133902196 gene encoding protein Brevis radix-like 1, which produces MLTCIACSKQKLAGGVRPPLHEPPEDEDVVDGGVGAATPSTRHAIKALTAQIKDMALKASGAYRHCKPCAGSSAAASRRHHPYHHRGGSGFGGSDAGSGSERFHYAYRRAGSSEASTPRLRSGGCAALSSGDATLSMSARTDFPAGDEEEDDEMASEGGGSGGKEGDAKEWVAQVEPGVLITFVSLAQGGNDLKRIRFSREMFNKWQAQRWWAENYDRVMELYNVQKFNQTVPLPATPKSEDESSKEDSPVTPPLDKERLPRTFHRPMSGGGAMGYSSSDSLEHHSNRYNNGHHHHHHGHQCCDSVGLASTPKLSSISGAKTETSSMDASMRTSSSPEEVDRSGELSVSISNASDQEREWAEEDEPGVYITIRALPGGIRELRRVRFSREMFSEMHARLWWEENRARIHEQYL; this is translated from the exons ATGCTCACGTGCATCGCGTGCTCGAAGCagaagctcgccggcggcgtCAGGCCGCCGCTGCACGAGCCGCCGGAGGATGAGGATGTCGTCGACGGCGGCGTCGGAGCAGCGACGCCCAGCACGCGGCATGCTATCAAGGCGCTCACCGCTCAG ATCAAGGACATGGCGTTGAAGGCGTCGGGCGCGTACCGGCACTGCAAGCCCTGCGCCGGCTCGTCGGCGGCGGCCTCGCGGCGGCACCACCCGTACCACcaccgcggcggcagcggcttcgGGGGCTCGGACGCCGGCTCGGGCTCCGAGCGCTTCCACTACGCGTACCGTCGCGCCGGGAGCTCAGAGGCCTCGACGCCACGGTTGCGCAGCGGCGGCTGCGCTGCCCTGTCAAGCGGGGACGCCACGCTGTCCATGAGTGCGCGCACCGACTTCCCCGCcggagacgaggaggaggacgatgagATGGCGTCAGAAGGCGGTGGCTCTGGCGGCAAGGAGGGGGACGCGAAGGAGTGGGTGGCGCAGGTGGAGCCCGGTGTGCTCATCACCTTCGTCTCCCTGGCGCAAGGTGGCAACGACCTCAAACGCATTCGATTCAG CCGCGAGATGTTCAACAAATGGCAAGCACAAAGGTGGTGGGCTGAAAATTACGACAGAGTTATGGAGCTTTACAATGTTCAGAAGTTTAACCAAACTGTTCCTCTCCCTGCTACTCCAAAATCTGAAGATGAG AGCTCCAAGGAAGACAGCCCAGTAACACCGCCACTGGACAAGGAGCGACTGCCTCGCACTTTCCACAGACCAATGTCAGGTGGTGGAGCCATGGGCTACTCTTCATCAGATTCTCTTGAGCATCACTCAAATCGCTACAATaatggccaccaccaccaccaccatggacACCAATGCTGTGACTCAGTGGGGCTGGCATCAACGCCAAAGTTGTCAAGTATCAGTGGAGCCAAGACAGAAACCTCATCGATGGATGCATCAATGAGGACAAGCTCGTCTCCTGAAGAGGTTGACAGATCTGGTGAGCTATCGGTGTCCATCAGCAATGCAAGCGACCAAGAGAGGGAGTGGGCAGAGGAAGATGAGCCTGGTGTATATATTACCATCCGGGCTTTGCCTGGTGGCATCAGGGAACTTCGTCGCGTCAGGTTCAG CCGGGAGATGTTCAGCGAGATGCATGCCAGGCTATGGTGGGAAGAGAACCGAGCGAGGATACACGAACAGTACCTCTGA